TGCGGCAGTATTCGCAATGGCAGAGATAGAAGCGCTGGAAGTCCCCTTCCCACTTCGAAGCGGACCGCGCCGCAGAGGCAGGAACCGGAATGTCTGTTGCTCATCTTGGCAGCCTTCGGATGCGGGGCCGGAATTTTACTCGACCGGCTCCGACATGGCCTGCTGCGCCTTGCGCGACTTCAGCGCCACCAGCACGCCGGAGGCGGCGACGATGCCCATGCCGAGGATGCTCATGGCTTCCGGTACGTGCCCGAACACCAGCCAGCCCAGCAGCGCCGCCCAGACCAGCTGCGCATACATCATCGGGGCCAGCACGGACGCCGGCGTATGGCGGTGCGCAGCCGTGAACAGGTAATGCCCCAGTCCGCCCATGGCGCCGGTGCCCAGGAACAGCAGGGCCTGCAGCGGGGTCGGCGGCTCGCCGCCCCAGGACCAGGGCAGGTACGCGCCGAAGACCAGGCTGCCCACCAGCGCGGTGTAGAACAGCATCGGCACGGGGCCTTCGGTGCTCGCCAGGATGCGTGACAGCAACTGGTAGGCCGCCGTCACCGCGACCGCGCACAGTGCCAGCACCGTTCCCAGCGGATCCAGCCCGCCGCCGGGGTGCGCAATCAGCAGGATGCCGCCAAAGCCGGCAACGGCGGCGACCCAGCCGATCATGCCGACGCGTTCGCCCAGGACGGGGCCCGCCAGCAGCACCACCAGCAGCGGCGACAGGAACACGATGGCCGTGGT
This window of the Oleomonas cavernae genome carries:
- a CDS encoding DMT family transporter, whose translation is MDSSPSQPQAAGGQPATHSLRGVLLFMLGVFLFACMDSSTKYLVSHYDVPLVVAIRYIGNFLLMVILLTPSHGKALVRTQRRGLVLARGACLATASLLLGLALQRMPVAETTAIVFLSPLLVVLLAGPVLGERVGMIGWVAAVAGFGGILLIAHPGGGLDPLGTVLALCAVAVTAAYQLLSRILASTEGPVPMLFYTALVGSLVFGAYLPWSWGGEPPTPLQALLFLGTGAMGGLGHYLFTAAHRHTPASVLAPMMYAQLVWAALLGWLVFGHVPEAMSILGMGIVAASGVLVALKSRKAQQAMSEPVE